A DNA window from Candidatus Acidiferrales bacterium contains the following coding sequences:
- a CDS encoding pectinesterase family protein gives MKRKILFQSLAIASLIVLMVFDGKLVAQSAGDFRSHQTGNWSNDTTWEQYNGTTWVTPAPSTPTGTENITIQSGHTVTIDVTLSITGYLKNQGTISGATASNLAFGSGGTYEHAEIGGSLPTATWGTGSTCLVTGSTSAQPGNTVQNLYNFTWNCPSQSANVNLGWDNVVIGGNVTVTSCNGISYQLRLTSAATTRTIRILGNVIVNGGYLTVSGSSSSAQYNTTVMGNIDIRSGKFSLCTVGTSYTANGTWWLCGDSLVVSSGANFGAPSNPIIGTRLIFAKKNGTQYYLNNGGTNGNLNYGIDSNATVQLNSPLTVGNSTTGFLVMTSGKFVTTSTNLMTLAVGASVTTGSGYVSGPLATIVNISSSKALTLPVGKDSVYRPVILTLTQDAATSTTYTTELINSTPASNTLPSTLDAVSTARYFHIVKGTGANVSSATIQLNYDTNDGVDVSNKDYIRIAKDDGAGNWINLGGSGTANNTGSILSNTFGTSTSLGTLTTNDFVIAHVNPASVPVPPTLTTDSLINISTTFATSGGVISNDGNAAITAKGVCWNTTGTPTTSDNFTNDGTTSTPYTSSITGLSAGTTYYVRAYATNSAGTGYGNQDTLVTLAVLSAPTVTTSAVTNIVNTTATGNGNVTAWGGSTVTDRGVCWSTSHNPTLANDYNSGGTGTGAFTAPIGGLTLGTTYYVRAYATNSTGTAYGNEVSFATPAPQPDVYKIVAKDGSGDYTTITDAFNAVTSNYTGHWFIGVKNGTYYEKPLLASGKINVVLIGQNRDSTIITYDDYAGDNRTTNGVTSSGTSTSYTCAIDANDFQAQNITFQNTSNAYAPGSTSAQAVALRTHGDRQAYYNCKMTGYQDTYYTWGGSGPGRIYNKNCYIEGAVDFIFGEDVALFDSCTIYCNRAGGTLTAAATYSGYSYGYVFSNCTIASIAAGDTGCDNKPMTSFYLGRPWQNSPETVFINCYEPGTVNSAGWTTMGPAPSLYSEHGCYGPGSALSRAVIWTATSQPSAITDSQAALYTVANIFSKSNAGSGFSYAANWTPSMIVANSADLPLPVEMVSFTASYAENGVTLNWSMSSELNNSGWDVERAVVKSGAQPEWQKIGHVNGTTNSTELTKYSFVDRKALSGIFNYRLKQMDINGNYKYSNPIQVKINIPTKIGLWNYPNPFNPTATLRYAVPKEGKVTLKVYNAVGQLVATLVDENKDPGMYEIPFEGSAFSSGVYFARLNVNDQVMITKMLMIK, from the coding sequence ATGAAACGAAAGATACTCTTTCAGAGTTTGGCGATTGCATCACTAATAGTGTTGATGGTGTTCGATGGTAAACTGGTTGCCCAGTCGGCGGGCGATTTTAGGTCGCACCAGACAGGTAATTGGAGCAACGACACCACGTGGGAACAGTATAATGGTACAACATGGGTCACGCCGGCTCCAAGTACGCCGACAGGAACCGAGAACATCACGATCCAATCAGGCCACACGGTTACGATCGATGTGACCCTTTCAATCACTGGCTACTTGAAAAATCAGGGGACCATTTCCGGTGCAACTGCATCAAACTTAGCGTTTGGGTCGGGCGGAACCTACGAACATGCAGAGATCGGAGGCAGCCTTCCTACCGCTACGTGGGGAACAGGATCGACCTGTCTTGTAACGGGTTCCACATCTGCACAACCCGGTAATACCGTTCAAAATTTATATAACTTCACATGGAATTGTCCAAGTCAGAGTGCAAACGTGAATTTAGGATGGGACAACGTCGTAATCGGTGGAAACGTAACTGTCACTTCATGCAATGGCATAAGTTATCAGTTAAGGTTAACGAGTGCTGCAACTACCAGAACAATTAGGATATTAGGAAATGTCATAGTTAATGGTGGCTATCTCACTGTAAGCGGCTCAAGCAGCAGTGCGCAATACAACACTACTGTGATGGGCAACATTGATATTCGAAGCGGGAAATTCAGCCTTTGCACCGTAGGCACGTCATACACTGCAAACGGCACATGGTGGCTTTGTGGTGACAGTCTCGTAGTTTCCAGTGGAGCCAATTTTGGCGCTCCGTCGAATCCCATTATTGGCACGCGATTAATATTCGCGAAGAAAAATGGCACACAATATTATTTGAACAATGGCGGTACGAACGGAAACTTGAACTATGGCATTGACAGCAACGCCACGGTACAACTGAATTCGCCGCTGACAGTGGGAAATAGTACGACAGGTTTCCTGGTCATGACCAGCGGGAAATTTGTCACTACTTCTACGAACTTGATGACTTTGGCCGTCGGCGCAAGTGTGACAACTGGCAGCGGTTATGTCAGCGGACCACTAGCTACGATAGTTAATATCTCGTCTTCAAAAGCACTCACTTTGCCAGTGGGAAAAGATTCAGTTTATCGTCCTGTGATCCTGACTCTTACTCAAGATGCGGCCACCTCGACAACGTATACCACAGAACTCATCAACTCCACGCCTGCATCAAACACGTTGCCATCCACCCTCGATGCTGTTTCTACAGCAAGATATTTTCACATAGTGAAAGGCACAGGCGCCAATGTATCGAGCGCAACAATCCAGTTGAATTATGATACCAACGATGGAGTTGATGTAAGCAACAAAGATTATATAAGAATTGCGAAGGATGATGGTGCAGGCAATTGGATAAACCTTGGTGGAAGCGGGACGGCGAATAATACCGGCAGCATACTCTCTAATACGTTCGGCACATCAACTTCTCTTGGAACCCTAACGACAAATGATTTTGTCATCGCCCATGTAAATCCTGCTTCTGTTCCTGTCCCTCCCACGTTGACGACAGACTCTCTCATCAATATATCTACCACCTTTGCGACAAGCGGCGGTGTTATTTCTAATGATGGTAACGCCGCGATCACGGCAAAAGGAGTTTGCTGGAACACGACCGGAACTCCAACGACATCTGACAATTTTACGAACGATGGAACGACCTCAACTCCTTATACGAGCTCGATAACGGGTCTCAGCGCCGGTACCACGTATTACGTTCGAGCTTATGCGACAAACAGCGCCGGCACCGGTTACGGTAATCAGGACACTCTTGTTACGTTGGCAGTTCTCTCTGCACCCACTGTAACTACCAGTGCGGTGACTAATATCGTGAACACCACTGCAACAGGGAACGGAAATGTTACTGCGTGGGGCGGTTCTACTGTGACTGATCGAGGAGTTTGCTGGAGCACGTCCCACAATCCTACTTTGGCGAATGATTACAACAGTGGTGGTACAGGGACAGGCGCATTCACCGCTCCTATCGGCGGACTCACGCTCGGCACGACATACTACGTACGCGCTTACGCCACCAATAGTACCGGAACAGCTTATGGCAATGAGGTATCATTTGCTACCCCGGCACCTCAACCCGACGTTTATAAGATTGTGGCGAAAGATGGAAGTGGAGACTACACAACTATAACAGATGCGTTCAACGCTGTTACCAGCAATTATACCGGACACTGGTTCATCGGTGTCAAGAACGGAACGTATTATGAAAAGCCCTTGCTTGCCTCGGGAAAAATAAACGTCGTTTTGATCGGTCAGAATAGAGACAGTACGATCATAACTTATGACGATTACGCCGGAGACAATCGGACGACAAATGGTGTCACGAGCAGCGGCACAAGCACTTCTTATACATGCGCCATCGATGCTAATGATTTTCAGGCGCAGAATATTACCTTTCAAAATACCTCGAATGCCTATGCTCCAGGCTCTACGTCAGCTCAGGCAGTTGCGCTCCGAACGCACGGTGATCGACAGGCGTATTACAATTGCAAAATGACTGGTTACCAAGATACGTATTACACATGGGGTGGATCCGGCCCAGGACGTATTTACAACAAAAATTGCTACATCGAGGGAGCGGTAGATTTCATTTTTGGAGAAGATGTTGCCTTGTTCGATAGTTGCACGATTTATTGCAATCGCGCGGGAGGCACATTGACTGCTGCGGCAACCTATTCCGGCTATTCGTACGGCTATGTGTTTTCGAACTGCACCATTGCGTCCATTGCTGCCGGAGATACTGGATGTGACAACAAACCAATGACTTCTTTCTACCTGGGGAGACCCTGGCAGAATTCACCTGAAACGGTTTTCATCAATTGCTATGAGCCGGGAACTGTTAACTCGGCCGGTTGGACGACGATGGGTCCTGCACCATCTCTGTATTCCGAGCATGGATGCTACGGACCCGGTTCAGCTTTAAGCAGGGCCGTGATATGGACTGCTACGAGCCAGCCGTCAGCGATAACCGATTCACAGGCGGCGTTATACACTGTTGCGAACATATTTTCCAAGAGCAATGCGGGCTCGGGCTTTTCGTATGCGGCAAACTGGACCCCGTCGATGATTGTCGCTAACTCTGCTGATTTGCCGCTTCCTGTCGAAATGGTGTCATTCACTGCCAGCTACGCTGAAAATGGAGTTACACTGAATTGGTCGATGTCTTCTGAACTGAACAACTCCGGCTGGGATGTTGAAAGAGCAGTAGTGAAAAGCGGCGCCCAACCTGAGTGGCAGAAAATTGGCCATGTTAACGGGACGACGAACAGCACAGAGTTGACGAAATACAGCTTCGTAGATAGAAAAGCGTTGAGCGGCATTTTCAATTACAGGTTGAAACAAATGGACATCAACGGGAACTATAAATATAGCAACCCGATACAGGTAAAAATAAATATACCGACGAAGATAGGCCTGTGGAATTATCCGAATCCGTTTAATCCGACCGCGACCTTGCGATATGCAGTGCCGAAGGAAGGCAAGGTAACTTTGAAAGTCTACAACGCGGTCGGGCAATTGGTCGCAACTCTCGTGGATGAAAACAAAGATCCCGGGATGTATGAGATCCCGTTTGAAGGATCCGCATTTTCGAGCGGCGTGTACTTTGCCCGATTGAACGTAAACGATCAAGTGATGATCACTAAAATGTTGATGATCAAATAG
- a CDS encoding ATP-dependent Clp protease adaptor ClpS, whose protein sequence is MVLSDPANTIFDPQDTAGNISDQLTEEKPLTIEDEEITSGEQNPARVILFNDAWHTFEEVIGQIIKATGCDTKRAEQITMEVHTKGKAVVFEGEMTECLRVNSVLEEISLHTQIEV, encoded by the coding sequence ATGGTTCTATCCGATCCCGCGAATACGATTTTTGATCCGCAGGATACCGCTGGCAATATTTCTGATCAGTTGACCGAAGAAAAGCCTCTCACGATTGAAGATGAAGAGATCACGTCGGGCGAACAAAACCCGGCGAGAGTCATTCTGTTCAATGATGCATGGCACACATTTGAGGAAGTCATAGGACAGATCATAAAGGCAACCGGATGTGATACGAAAAGAGCTGAACAGATCACTATGGAAGTTCATACGAAAGGAAAAGCGGTAGTCTTTGAAGGCGAAATGACCGAATGTCTTCGTGTCAACTCTGTATTGGAAGAGATTTCTTTGCATACACAAATTGAAGTATGA
- the alaS gene encoding alanine--tRNA ligase, translating into MNSNEVRNSFVTFFENHGHRFVPSSPVVPYDDPTLLFTNAGMNQFKDVFLGKGKRDYTRAVDYQKCIRVSGKHNDLEEVGHDTYHHTFFEMLGNWSFGDYYKKEAIAWGWELLTGEWNLPKEKLYATIFENDDEAFEIWKKVTDIGHSRISRFGAKDNFWEMGETGPCGPCSEIHIDLGDGICTKSHKHGVNVSGCARFIEIWNLVFIQYNRNESGSLEPLPAKHVDTGMGFERVVSVLQGKKSNYDTDVFTPIISGIQELTGKKYEGERNQIAMRVIADHVRALTFAIADNANPSNEGRGYVLRRILRRASRYARNLDAHDPFIYNLVDVLVKNMGTAYPEISSSRERIKEVIKSEEENFNETLDRGLEIFEDVAKRAEKLGKKIIPGEDAFKLYDTYGFPADLTNLIAQERGLQIDMAGFDKLMAQQQDRSREATKKTFNVNLGDTGQLDDLLSKTKSEFTGYDTTENPAKVVGTKHIGNEDYILLDKTPFYAESGGQVDDTGIISVDESKLPVLDLVKVDDKIVHILEGGTDSVLQIGKDVVARIDSKRRLEIMRNHSATHLFHAALRKTLGAHVQQAGSLVDPEHMRFDFTHHKKVSPEEIRDIEAMVNEKILERIELTHHRNIPFEQARKMGALAFFGDKYGDRVNVVQFGDFSMEFCGGTHVRNTSEIGFFKVMSESSIASGVRRVEAVTGSGVEKLIENLTARADEKEKEKEELAERIKNLEKELSGYRVRTAMTTADELFNHADGNADVGGVRVISGLIEVESDDELKQVADHLKSRVESGVIVLGSKVQDKALFVASVSSDLISEKHLHAGKIVNEIARKVGGGGGGKPNFATAGGKDHEKINEAISGASEVVRKFLN; encoded by the coding sequence ATGAATTCAAATGAAGTAAGAAATAGTTTTGTAACGTTCTTCGAGAATCACGGTCACAGGTTTGTTCCGAGCTCTCCGGTAGTTCCTTACGATGACCCGACACTGCTTTTTACAAATGCCGGCATGAATCAGTTCAAGGATGTGTTCCTTGGAAAAGGGAAGAGAGACTACACCCGGGCCGTCGATTACCAGAAATGCATCCGCGTGAGCGGGAAGCATAACGACCTTGAAGAAGTCGGCCATGATACGTACCATCATACTTTTTTTGAAATGCTAGGCAACTGGTCCTTTGGAGACTATTATAAGAAAGAAGCGATCGCGTGGGGGTGGGAGCTGCTGACCGGAGAATGGAATCTGCCGAAAGAGAAATTGTATGCGACAATTTTTGAAAATGACGACGAAGCATTTGAGATTTGGAAAAAAGTAACGGACATCGGCCATTCGAGAATTTCCAGATTCGGCGCAAAAGACAATTTCTGGGAAATGGGGGAAACCGGTCCTTGTGGTCCGTGTTCGGAGATCCACATAGATTTGGGCGATGGGATTTGCACAAAGAGCCACAAGCATGGCGTGAATGTCAGCGGCTGCGCTCGATTTATAGAGATATGGAATCTCGTTTTTATTCAATATAACCGGAATGAGTCCGGCAGCCTTGAGCCGCTTCCGGCAAAACACGTCGACACGGGAATGGGATTTGAAAGAGTTGTCTCGGTCCTGCAGGGGAAAAAATCGAATTACGATACGGATGTGTTCACTCCGATAATTTCCGGGATTCAGGAACTGACGGGGAAAAAATATGAAGGCGAGCGGAATCAAATAGCGATGCGCGTGATTGCAGATCACGTCCGTGCGCTGACTTTTGCAATCGCCGATAATGCAAACCCATCGAACGAAGGGCGAGGCTATGTCTTGCGGCGGATATTGCGTCGAGCCTCTCGTTACGCTCGCAATCTGGATGCTCACGATCCGTTCATTTACAACCTAGTCGACGTTCTTGTAAAAAATATGGGCACAGCATATCCGGAGATTTCTTCATCGCGCGAGAGGATCAAGGAAGTGATAAAGTCCGAAGAGGAAAATTTCAACGAGACTCTCGACCGCGGTCTGGAGATATTCGAGGACGTCGCGAAAAGGGCGGAGAAATTGGGAAAGAAAATCATTCCGGGCGAAGATGCCTTCAAGCTTTACGATACTTACGGATTTCCGGCAGATCTCACGAACTTGATCGCGCAGGAACGCGGACTCCAGATCGATATGGCAGGCTTTGATAAGTTGATGGCTCAGCAACAGGATAGGTCGCGTGAGGCGACTAAGAAAACTTTCAATGTCAACCTCGGCGATACGGGACAGCTTGATGATTTATTAAGCAAGACAAAGAGCGAGTTTACCGGTTACGATACCACGGAAAATCCTGCAAAGGTTGTTGGGACCAAGCATATCGGCAATGAAGACTATATCCTTCTGGACAAGACGCCGTTTTACGCGGAGTCTGGCGGACAAGTGGATGACACCGGCATAATCAGCGTAGATGAATCGAAGCTTCCTGTCCTCGATCTAGTGAAGGTCGACGACAAAATTGTCCACATTCTGGAGGGGGGTACGGACAGCGTCCTTCAGATTGGGAAAGATGTCGTTGCACGGATTGATAGCAAGCGTCGCCTGGAAATCATGCGCAATCATAGCGCCACGCATCTGTTCCATGCGGCTTTGAGGAAGACGCTGGGCGCTCACGTCCAGCAGGCGGGTTCACTCGTCGATCCGGAACATATGCGATTCGATTTCACTCATCACAAAAAAGTATCACCGGAAGAAATCCGCGATATCGAAGCTATGGTGAATGAAAAAATCCTGGAGCGGATCGAGTTGACTCATCACAGAAATATTCCATTTGAGCAAGCAAGGAAGATGGGTGCGCTGGCGTTTTTTGGCGATAAATACGGCGACAGAGTGAATGTGGTGCAGTTCGGCGATTTCTCCATGGAGTTCTGCGGGGGAACTCACGTTCGAAACACGAGCGAGATCGGGTTCTTCAAAGTCATGAGTGAATCGAGCATTGCGAGCGGCGTGCGAAGGGTCGAGGCCGTCACCGGCAGCGGAGTCGAAAAGCTGATTGAGAATTTGACTGCACGCGCGGACGAGAAAGAGAAAGAAAAGGAAGAACTTGCTGAGCGCATCAAAAATCTCGAAAAAGAATTGAGCGGTTATCGCGTGCGAACGGCCATGACTACAGCGGATGAGCTTTTCAACCATGCCGATGGAAATGCTGATGTTGGAGGAGTAAGAGTGATTTCCGGCTTGATTGAAGTTGAATCCGATGACGAATTGAAGCAGGTCGCGGATCATCTGAAAAGCAGAGTTGAGAGCGGCGTGATAGTGCTCGGGAGCAAGGTCCAGGATAAGGCATTGTTTGTCGCTTCGGTTTCTTCCGATTTAATTTCAGAAAAGCATCTACATGCCGGGAAAATTGTCAACGAAATTGCGAGGAAAGTCGGAGGCGGAGGCGGAGGAAAACCGAACTTCGCTACCGCGGGCGGAAAGGACCATGAAAAAATAAATGAAGCCATTTCCGGCGCTTCGGAAGTTGTCAGGAAATTCTTAAATTGA
- a CDS encoding geranylgeranylglyceryl/heptaprenylglyceryl phosphate synthase has product MKTFEYLLEVREKKGAGFLLLLDPDKLAHENLRDVVQHAQESGVDAFLVGSSLMTRDIFEDALKQIKRDAKIPVVIFPGSLFQISSHADAILFLSVLASRNIDLIVGNHVHAAPLIRQHRLETISTAYLLVESGKMTSAHFMSDSFPIPREKPEIAAAYSMAAEMFGMKMVYLEAGSGALSCVPKEMVQMVAKSVNMPVTVGGGIKNPEIAYELANAGAAFVVTGNFFEDNGNSDKLKEFARAVHFKQRKGVVV; this is encoded by the coding sequence ATGAAAACTTTCGAATATCTTCTTGAAGTACGCGAGAAGAAGGGGGCCGGGTTTTTGCTCCTGTTGGACCCTGATAAACTCGCACATGAAAACTTGAGGGACGTTGTTCAACATGCACAGGAATCGGGTGTGGATGCGTTCCTTGTAGGCAGCAGTCTGATGACTCGTGACATTTTCGAAGATGCGCTCAAGCAGATAAAGCGAGATGCCAAAATTCCGGTAGTGATTTTTCCCGGGAGCCTTTTCCAAATATCGAGTCATGCAGATGCAATATTGTTTCTTTCGGTGCTCGCATCTAGAAACATCGACTTGATAGTCGGAAATCATGTTCATGCGGCGCCGCTTATCCGTCAGCATAGATTAGAGACTATCTCGACTGCATACCTTCTTGTCGAATCCGGGAAAATGACATCCGCTCATTTCATGTCGGATAGCTTTCCGATCCCGCGTGAGAAACCGGAGATTGCAGCGGCGTACTCGATGGCCGCCGAGATGTTCGGAATGAAAATGGTTTATCTGGAGGCGGGCAGCGGCGCACTTTCATGCGTCCCTAAGGAGATGGTCCAGATGGTCGCCAAATCCGTTAACATGCCGGTCACGGTAGGCGGAGGAATTAAAAATCCGGAAATAGCGTATGAGCTTGCCAATGCCGGTGCGGCATTTGTCGTGACGGGCAATTTTTTTGAAGATAACGGCAATTCGGACAAGCTGAAAGAATTTGCAAGAGCGGTTCATTTCAAACAGCGGAAGGGAGTAGTCGTCTAG
- a CDS encoding SIS domain-containing protein, with translation MVDRVKFIRESLEESAETKKAILNSCFEDISSAVTVVRDALKNGNKILLCGNGGSAADSQHIATEFTIRLNHDITRKGLPAIALTTDTSALTAGGNDIGFENTFARLVEALGGKGDVLIAISTSGNSENILRAVARAHEIGMYVIGLLGKGGGKLKPQCDLPIVIPSENTQRIQEGHITVGHIVAELAELELYG, from the coding sequence GTGGTGGACCGGGTCAAATTTATCAGGGAATCGCTCGAAGAAAGTGCCGAAACGAAAAAAGCCATTTTGAATTCCTGCTTCGAAGATATTTCCAGCGCGGTTACCGTCGTAAGAGACGCCCTGAAGAATGGCAATAAGATTTTGCTGTGCGGCAACGGAGGAAGCGCGGCCGATTCCCAGCATATCGCGACCGAGTTTACGATTCGCCTGAACCATGACATAACTCGAAAAGGGCTCCCTGCAATAGCGCTGACCACGGATACTTCCGCGTTGACCGCCGGCGGGAACGACATCGGTTTTGAAAACACTTTTGCAAGACTTGTCGAGGCGCTTGGAGGAAAAGGAGACGTGCTGATCGCGATCTCCACGAGCGGGAATTCAGAGAACATATTGCGCGCGGTTGCCAGAGCGCACGAAATCGGGATGTATGTGATCGGCTTACTCGGGAAAGGCGGCGGAAAGCTGAAGCCACAGTGTGATCTCCCGATAGTTATTCCATCAGAAAACACTCAGAGGATTCAGGAGGGCCATATAACTGTCGGGCATATCGTGGCCGAGCTTGCTGAATTGGAATTGTACGGGTAG
- a CDS encoding 4a-hydroxytetrahydrobiopterin dehydratase → MKLNKQEIESRLTRLAGWRYSNESIMKDYKLKDFPEAMGFVVKIALAAEKMEHHPDMTIEYNRVKIILTTHSEEGVTEKDFNLAEKIEKFIGA, encoded by the coding sequence ATGAAACTTAACAAGCAGGAAATTGAATCGCGTTTGACCAGACTCGCGGGCTGGCGATATTCAAACGAGTCGATAATGAAAGACTACAAGCTCAAGGATTTCCCGGAAGCGATGGGTTTTGTCGTTAAGATAGCGCTGGCGGCGGAGAAGATGGAACACCATCCGGATATGACCATAGAGTACAACCGCGTGAAGATAATTCTCACAACGCACAGCGAGGAAGGGGTCACGGAGAAAGACTTCAATCTCGCGGAAAAAATCGAAAAATTTATCGGAGCATAA
- the pyrE gene encoding orotate phosphoribosyltransferase — protein sequence MDREKMLELFRTTGALQQGHFRLSSGLHSLEYFQCAKVLQFPQYNELLCGDIARFFHDWRVDIVVAPAIGGIMVGQEVARQMRVRGIFAEREDGKMTLRRGFEVKQGERILVCEDVVTTGGSVFEVIDLVKSTGGAIVGVASIVDRSNSPINFGVQFVSLLKMAVPVYKPEICPLCEEKVPVVKPGSRKTAESDNA from the coding sequence ATGGACAGAGAAAAAATGCTTGAACTATTCAGAACCACCGGCGCGCTTCAGCAAGGACACTTCCGATTGAGCAGCGGGCTCCATAGCCTCGAGTATTTTCAGTGTGCTAAGGTCCTGCAGTTTCCTCAATATAACGAACTCTTATGCGGGGACATCGCCCGCTTTTTCCATGATTGGAGAGTCGATATTGTGGTTGCACCTGCGATCGGGGGCATCATGGTCGGCCAGGAAGTTGCGCGCCAGATGCGAGTGCGTGGAATTTTTGCCGAGCGGGAAGATGGCAAGATGACACTCCGGCGAGGTTTCGAAGTAAAACAAGGAGAACGAATACTTGTTTGCGAGGATGTCGTGACCACGGGCGGGAGTGTTTTCGAAGTCATTGATCTTGTAAAGTCTACCGGAGGTGCAATCGTCGGCGTCGCCTCGATTGTCGATAGAAGCAACTCACCGATCAATTTTGGCGTTCAGTTCGTGTCCCTCTTGAAAATGGCTGTCCCGGTGTACAAGCCCGAGATTTGCCCTTTGTGTGAGGAGAAAGTTCCCGTTGTAAAACCGGGAAGCAGAAAAACTGCCGAATCCGATAACGCGTGA
- a CDS encoding NUDIX hydrolase, which translates to MAFKVLSHKVVHQGRVFNTIVDEIEYDSGNKSVREVAEHSGGAVVLPLLDDGRIIFVYQFRYPLNRYIYELPAGKLEPNEAPEICARRELEEETGYTAKKIEKLTSIYTSPGFCSEELHIFLARELKNGSQKLEEGELGLTLKYIPTKEALHMVKAGEIMDAKTIAGLFFLEKFIGI; encoded by the coding sequence ATGGCTTTTAAAGTTCTTAGTCATAAGGTGGTACACCAGGGGCGGGTCTTTAACACAATTGTTGACGAGATAGAATACGATTCGGGCAATAAATCGGTCCGCGAGGTCGCCGAGCATTCTGGAGGTGCGGTCGTTCTGCCGCTGCTTGATGACGGCAGAATTATATTTGTTTACCAGTTTCGTTATCCTCTGAACCGATATATCTATGAACTCCCCGCCGGTAAACTTGAACCGAATGAGGCACCTGAAATTTGTGCCAGACGCGAGCTTGAGGAAGAAACAGGGTACACCGCAAAGAAGATTGAGAAACTCACGTCGATTTACACATCGCCCGGTTTTTGCAGTGAGGAGTTGCATATTTTCCTTGCGCGCGAGCTTAAAAATGGTAGTCAGAAACTTGAGGAAGGAGAGTTAGGACTAACGCTGAAATACATACCGACAAAAGAGGCGTTGCATATGGTGAAAGCGGGCGAGATCATGGACGCAAAAACTATCGCCGGATTATTTTTCCTCGAGAAGTTTATCGGCATTTGA